In Plasmodium brasilianum strain Bolivian I chromosome Unknown PB_00_01, whole genome shotgun sequence, one genomic interval encodes:
- a CDS encoding haloacid dehalogenase-like hydrolase: MTTNKKHKFFLFDVDGTLTHSRKPIDQNMVGILLELKSRDKNSIGVVGGSDYKKIIEQIKHPEMFDYIFSENGVVAHKNNEQYFSESITSFLGEEKLKKVINYCLVYIANLDIPKKRGTFVELRKGIINISPIGRNCSQEEREEFCAYNLEKDVIKTFRLNLMNEFKDFNLTFSIGGQISIDCFPTGWDKTFCLRHIEGIFSEIYFFGDKTEKGGNDYELFNDKRVRGYSVTCPADTIQRSFIIVKKKKKKGKRKNRRTEEKKRNKVKKRNKEKKRNKEKKRNKEKKRNKEKKRNKEKKRNKEKKRNKEKKRNKEKEKE, encoded by the exons atgactACGAATAAGAAACACAAATTTTTTCTGTTTGACGTCGATGGAACTTTGACTCACTCTAGAAAA CCGATCGACCAAAATATGGTTGGCATTTTGTTAGAACTGAAGTCGAGGGACAAAAATTCCATAGGAGTAGTAGGAGGCTctgattataaaaaaatcatagaacaaataaaac ACCCCGAGATGTTTGATTATATATTCTCTGAAAACGGTGTAGTGGCACATAAGAACAACGAGCAGTATTTTTCGGAG aGTATAACCAGTTTTTTGGGAGAggagaaattaaaaaaggtgATAAATTATTGCTTGGTATATATTGCTAATTTGGATATACCAAAGAAGag AGGTACATTTGTGGAATTACGAAAGGGGATAATAAACATTAGTCCTATTGGTAGGAATTGCTCTCAGGAAGAGAGGGAAGAATTCTGTGCATATAATTTAGAGAAGGATGTTATTAAAACTTTTCGCTTAAACCTGATGAATGA GTTCAAGGATTTTAACTTGACGTTTTCCATTGGGGGACAGATATCGATAGACTGCTTTCCAACA GGGTGGGACAAGACATTTTGCTTAAGACACATCGAAGGGATATTCAgcgaaatttatttttttggtgATAAGACGGAAAAG GGAGGAAATGACTACGAACTATTTAACGACAAAAGGGTGCGAGGCTACTCAGTCACATGCCCAGCGGATACTATACAA AGAAGctttattattgtaaaaaaaaaaaaaaaaaagggaaaaaggaaaaacagaAGAACAGAAGAAAAGAAGAGGAATAAAGTAAAGAAGaggaataaagaaaagaagaggaataaagaaaagaagaggaataaagaaaagaagaggaataaagaaaagaagaggaataaagaaaagaagaggaataaagaaaagaagaggaataaagaaaagaagaggaataaagaaaaggaaaaggaataa